TTGGACtggaattattttattgattagaAATTACAACGccgttaataaaaaaatatttgcttgtgtAGTACATAAAGTATTGAAAGTACACAAAGGGATTAAACATACTCTTAATACTTGTGATTCTCAATTGTATTGCGATCAATTGTTTGGGATAGGCACAATTAAGGATACTTCTGTTTCTGAAAAATCTGAAGCAGATCTGATACACGTACTTCGTAGTgtagtagaaaataaaaatttagaagaaTGCGAgggctttttaatattttataaatttctgactaaaaaattacaaaaaaatattgaagctgTGGGTAAAATTGGTAcgtaatttacttaattttcgactattgtaaaaatatacaaaatattgtttagaTTTATTGAATAAATCATACACATGCCGATTTATGTTGTGTGATGATTTGGATGATTTTGCTGTTCAATTTGTGGACAACCACTTAACAGTTGTCATACTTACTCAACGTGACGTTGGAGACAAGAGTAAGCGATGGTCTGATTTTATTCTGAAGCCGAAACTGATGAAGTGGAGTACAAGCGCCTCTTTGGAAAATGTATATTCAGTTGATGAAGAAAAATACACGAAATCTTTACAGTTGGTGGACTTAGAAGAATATAATGAACTTTATAAGCTGCTTAAGTCCAAATACGCTGAAAAGTTCTTAAATGTAAGAAAGTATACAATTTGTCCAAAATAGCGGAACTTTTcaccatttatattttttttatagatctGGAACAATGCAAAAGAATCTACCGATCCTCTAAAATTCATTTATGAAGACTTGGCGATAGCTGCTTATTTAATTTGTCTGTGGCATCGTGTTGGTTTACCAATTGGTTTCGCTGATCTGGGATGTGGAAATGGTTTACTAGTACATTTACTCTCTGAGGAAGGTTTCAATGGTTATGGGTACGATGTTCGGCGACGTAAAATCTGGGATTATTACACACACTCCACAAGGTTAATTGAGCAAACAATCGAACCTTTAACGTTTAAGCTGCCGGAAGATGTAGACTGGGTGATTGGTAACCATTCTGATGAATTATCGCCATGGATACCCTTCTTAAGTGCTTCACATAGGTATCAGATGCGTTACTTTCTACTTCCATGCTGCGCTTACGAGTTTTCTGGTGCGAAGTTCCAACGTCGCAATacgagtataagtatatatcaaGACTTTTACtcatatttgaataatatttcacAAAGTTGTGGTTTTATAACGTTAAAAGATCGTTTGAAAATACCGAGTACAAAACGATTAGCTTTAGTTGGAATCGAACGTTCATATGAATCAAACTTAAATGAAAAGCAAATGCAACACATTGCAAAGTTTGTTAAAGAAGAGCGTATTAAGTATAGAAACAACATTTCGGTTGTTGATGTAAAATTACGCGAACcacatgaaaaagttcgaaattgtacacaaatcaataaaacaattatagataccttaattttaaaaatattccatcAGCTATTGTCTCCAGAAAAtaacacaataaaaacaaataatgctGAAAGAGGAAAATGGCGGTCTGGTATCCGCTTGCCTATGAGAGACATTGCTCAAAATCTAGCTAAAAGTGATCTGAAAAGTATTAAAGCTGAATGTGGTGGTATTAAAACTCTACTACGAAACAAACATGAAATATTTGAGTTTCATTGTGGAGACTTAATTGGAATAAGGAAACCAAAAGCTTTTGTATCTCAAGGCAATCGGCAGACTATTAAAAAACGTTCCTGTTTTTTTCACATGCATCACCCAGATGGTTGTCCTTTATCGGccgaaatatgtacatttattcattaaaatattcCCTTTTTAAGTAAGGTAACCCAACTATATATATTGAATAAGTTTTTAATCAAAGTTTCTATTTCTGATCTACAATATAAATTTTggttacacatttagaaatcataaATAgcagtttttacatttctttttttaaagtatCTTAAACCGTTACTGTTTACTATTTTCGATATTGAAGAAAAGTATTTGAATTGAAAGGTGAATACTCAGATTCAATACGAACaattcttaatttatataaatcatcAAGTAGACGATTTCGACGTAAACTGCAAAGtagataaatttaaataaaagctaGAACAAGTTAGAAGTCAAGAAATTTATTCTTGATTGCGTAGTGTTATCTTTAAAACTTGCACAGTAACTTGTTTCTTTGTCCAGTATCCGTTAACGAGAACTGTCCGAGCTATTGCTACGTCTGCGACGGCGAATTGGTGAACGGGAACGGCGACGGGGTGAACGTCGACCACGTGGGGGTGAGCGCCTACCACGATTATTAAATCTGTTGAATTGAGGCGGCGAACGCCATCTTCCTACTGGGCGTCGCATTATGGGCGAAGGACGTCTAGCAGGTGCACGTATTTTTGGTGTTAACACCGGTGACACAGTAACTTCTTGCCCATCAATTTGTCCTCCATCCATCTGCTTCATGGCAGCTTCACATTCCTCTGCCGTTGCATACTCAACATATGCAATGCCGCGTCCAAAAGAAGGGTGATACCGATCCGTTGGGAATTCTACATTTTTTACCTCTCCGAAGCAACTGAATATCTCAACAACATGTTCTTTTGTAACGTTGCGGGTTAATCGACCAACATGTATTCGAGTGGGTTTTGGTGTAGTCGAACGTGAACGCGAGCGATCACGTCGTTTTGTTGCAGGACTGCGTTCACCTGAACTGCGTATACGACGTCGTGGAGATCGTGAACCAGAACGAGAACGCGAACGACGTTCACGCTCGCGATCTTTAGAACGTTCACGTTTGACATTGGGAACGTCTCCAACTCCAACTCCACCGCCACGATCATTTGAAAGGCGACGCACACGTTCCTTGGATCGAGAACGTGATCGTCGACGATCTCGTTCATTTCGCTCTCTATCTCTGTCTCGGTCGCGCTCATTACGATCGCGGTCACGTTCCCTTTCCCGTTCTCGTTCTTTAGAATGGGAATTATCTTTACGTGCCTTACTTGTGTCTTTTGGAGATTTTGAACGGCGCGGCGATCCACTCTTTCGTACAGTATTTGAGTTACCAGCTCCGCCACGACGTCTATTATTTACACTGCGATCAGAATCGGTTGAAGATGAAGTAGACGACGATGATGATCCGCTTGAACTTGAAGAGCTTGAACGTGATCCTGATCCTGAAGTAGTTCTTGAAGAACTGCTATCTGACGAACTAGTAATAAACGAGAACTTATTGTTTTATTCATGTTTTGATGCCGAGAAAACTCACCTGCCGCTACTGTCGCTGCTAGATGATGCCGATCCTCTCCTTCTGCGATCACGTTCTCGTCCACGGTTAGAATTAGATGATGAACTAACTTTTGGCTTAACATCTTTTGTCGACGATTCTTTTCCATCCTTTCCCTCTTTTTCTACTCCGGCAGATGGCGAACGCTCATGAGCCCTGTTTAATGAACGATATGTTACAAagtaaattattgaatttattgaaaaactcgaCCAGAAAACATTTTGCACTtacattttgtttattgaaattaataaattagatACGTAGCAGAACTATTTCAAGAATAATTTACCAACGAGTTAAAGTTTTCACTAAAATGGCTACAACCAAAGATAATACTTCGCGTTTGTTTGACGTTTTGGTAACCGATATATGTGTGAAAAAGACAGCTATGGTCGCATTTTGATATCGAACACTTCGTATATCATTGCCAGACTGAATCCGTTTTTCGAATAATGGATACATATTGTATGGATAATGTGGACAAAATTCATAgaatttaaatcatttaaaggttttgatttaattttattatcataTATGATATAATTATAGTTATTACTAGATTAATCTTTGATTAATTTACCCAAGAAGCCGTAGAAAGTTTTAATGAATTGAAATGCCGCACGAAAATAATCAACATAAGAATATCGCTAAGGTCCTAGGGTTTCATCGACAAAACTATCGAAATTTTTAACcttagctatgtatgtatacagatatatacgtatatatgcatatatgtcgTGTAAAATTAGGGCAATTATTATAGGGAAATCACCAAATAAATACCTGAAAAAGGCACCGTTTGAATTGGTTAGTATAAACCAAAATACCAGAAGCCTTAACCAATATATACTCGGTAGTTCGACCATATAAATCTGGTAGCACTACCAGAAGATACACATACAGTTGTTGCTTTTGgatttttgctttgttgttggtggATTTTGTGTTCTTATGGAAGGCATACATGCACCAATTATTGTACCAATTTCATCGAATTGTACAACTGATTGTTACGTATATGGGGCAGTTGTATGAGTTGTACCAACTGAttggatgaaaatcaaaattttttgatattttgtcaagTTGGTTGTGTTAGGGTTGTTCGTGCGATTTCAAAcgatttcgccattttatttcgGCTGTCGAAGATAGCGCgtcatataagtatattaagtAAAGCAACAACTTCCGAACTCATGTTTAAGCAACGAAGggaatattcaaaatgaagttggcctcaaaattgtattaaaagttagcgacaagggcaatttctagcccaactcaatcaaccaactaattgttgtgtgtatgccttccattacaaataattatattcCGACTTCCATTCACTAAAAAAAACCGCATGAAACTTGGTTGTTCCTTTCTCACATTCAACTTTCAGTTTGAGCGAAGAATAaaggtaaataaatacatttgtgcattaaaaaaaaatcaatgtatTAGAGCAAGAATGATAGAGATATTTCCACCTTTCTTGGTTTGGCGGTGATTCTATTGTCGGGTTTAGTTGTTTCGGTATTATCTCTGCTTTCTGTTGACGAAAAAAAGCAAGAATTGTGATACGTTCGAACGTCATGTTGGTATAATTGCGGCAGTTTGAATTgcttttgcagcatttgatagTAATATACACAGATCGAAGGCCATATAGTAGAGTTTATGAAGTGGGAAAAAGTTTCATGATGACCTGGCATAAATGACATAAATAGTATCAACTATTTGCAAGAATGCGTgcgtttcaattttttattgtcttgcTATGTTGCCAAAAGtgcaaaattatttgtataacaATTCTAATTTTAGAAACCGACGAGGAGGATGTAATTGTCACTGATTCCAATACCCCTGAGAGGCATACACGACCGCTTCAAACGGATGAATCGTATGAATCATATGCGACCAAAACAACAGCATCGCTGGAAACTCCACCAGCAACGCCACCAGCTGAAAACAGCACAAACGACGATACTCGCAATGTGGGAGAGTGCCGGAAGTTTCACAATATCGACCATGACGATCACACTTCAGCATATTCGCAATCTGAACCCGACGAAGATTCAAGCTTTGTTTTTTTCAGCGAAGGCGATTTACCGGCAGTCGCGTTTGAGCCACCGTACATAGCGCCTCTTGCACCATTGCTTACACCAAAAAGGTGGCGGAGAAAACATAGTATTAAAGCAAAGCAGGTCAGTACGTGTCGGCCGAAAACtaacataaaaagaaaatgccGATCGCCGGTAATAGCttccaaagaaaattttaaaagttacgACAGCCTCTGTGAGATGTTTTTACAGAATGAGAGATATGCAAGTGCATCTGGAGATGCAGgtagtaatttaaaaattgaagcatgtGATAAAGATAACTTAAACGGAAAAGGCAAAAGTTACTACTTTGGCAATGATGATAATCGTGGTGTTGGTGAATGTGTTGAACTTGATGACAAACTACTATGTAGAAATGATGGTCGTACACACCGAAACGCTGATAAAAGGTAAGATTAATACAGTGTATTTGCAAAACATTAGTGTATGTCAGATAGTGTGCTGTTTGTATCTGATCTCATTTTAAAGAGCGAAAAAGTAACATAATGCAAAACATCGCTATTTGTGTTAGTTTGACCGTGTGCAAATATTcctataattattttcatatatatatatatatatagtatattgtatttttaaatattatttattacatacaaaGCGTACAAGTAATAGTCCGATCAGAACTATTTTTCTCAGATTGACTAAATTGACTCGGCATATTTTATAGTCTCGaacgtttctttctgggtgctacaaacttcgtggcaataGGGCAATAGTTGCATAATAAACTTCCTATAAATATAATTAGTTTATAAATACGTAAACGATTCTCAATGCTTACCAAATCCCTATTCCAAAAGTAAAAGTAGttagaaaagcaaaaacaaaaacgtttttAACGCTTATTGAGCtaattttaacatatgtatgcttacataaatacttattgATAACAGAAAATcctggtatatttatttaaaataataataaacatacatttatcattcaaaattaaatattacattgCAAGATGTTTATtgtccataaaaaatataaagttaataTTCATCAATGATTAttcaatgattgaaattaacaagaaaagtaataaaataataaataataattaaacatataCATCTTTTTGTTTGTGTGAGTTTGGCAACACAAAACCGAACCCAGTTCTTTGAATTTAcaatacaaaaaactaattattaaTCGCACAGTCAGTCATTGGTTGACAACATTCTGGGCGGCCAGTGAATTTGATGGTGGGCTGACGGCGTATTAATGTGTCTAAAAGCCAATGTTTCCATAAGGTTTTGTACCTATATAAAATGATGACTTTCTACTCTTGCGTACATATTTTTAGATGCTGAAAAAGTGTGTGTGCTTCGCTCTTCCGAAGAGTGAGGTTGCTCGAACTGTATGGCGCTACTTTGCGTCCAGaggtaattttaattttatcagtTTGTAACGAAATGTCATGTTTAACAGTGATTAGTGGGAGATTACAGTTACTATAATTacataactaaaaaataaaagctcgtaattagataatttttggtattaacaagaaaaactttcggaattatttaatattcattaaacagtgataattttattgttttttaattcacatgtgtacatacatatttgtaggaacataaatataagtataaatataaaatcccCACTCAACGCTAATTGCtgcttacataaatacataacaaCATACTCACAACCCACGTTTACCGTATTAATCATCGGCACTCAATGCCGTGAATGCTAATTTAATAAAGTAAAAGTAATTGTAAAGAGAAGAAAGAGTACGAAATGGAGGCTGAGTTCTTCGAATTTTAGCATTTGCCAACAGTTTTGAACTTTAAGATTGTGTGACTGTTTTTCctgataataaatgttttttactacatatgtatatctatactCGAATAAGTAGAGTAGTAGTATTATGTCTATTAGCACGCCTCTCCTTTTTTGTGTCCatgattatttaaaatcattttgctttaaataaaagaaggattataaaaaaaaattgtatttatttcttattttttgattaGTGGTATTCTTGCAAACTCCACATAAGTTATTTTATTGGTAAAAAATActgtttatgcaaaaataaataataaattaaagccCGTATAAATTGCTGCATTGGTTTTGCTTgatatatgtttttaatattgtacCTTTTAGGgtttgtaattgatttttttatcttttgaaTTAATCCCAAAAATAAAGCAGTGAAAGAATATACCTAAATCCTAACGAAATGCCAACATTTATGTGAGCAGTCATCTCAATACAAATTAGCTTATATCCGCATACTGTTTGGACACGTGACTTATTGCATTTTTGCATCTTTGAGTTTAGTCCCAGTCGTGAAAGTGCTTAGAGTGTAATTCTTGCCATTTTTGTCTATATATTTTAAggcgaatatatgtatgtaggtcacCGCATTTGCGTAAATATATCTCTAGGCGTCGTATGgaataagtatacatacatatgtatatccttggCAGGCACAGTTGAGCTAAACTGTTTGATATTTAAATGATATGCGTGCTCAacgcaatatatgtacatatatggtttatTAAGAGCGTGCCTAGTAATTTTGTATAGAATGTGTAGTtttaatagtaaatatgtataatatttgtatgtgcgTTTATAACTTGGTGGGTGCGTAATTCTCTACAGCAGGGCACCTAACCCCAGTAGGTATATTCAAATTGTTATCACAGTGTATTTCGATGTCTGGCGACGCACCCTGGGTGTTAGAATTTAATGGCGTAAAACACTCTTATGTATAAGCTAAAATCTCTATAGTGGGAATTTGATGAACGAGGCAAAGAGGTGTGTTTGGTTTGGCATGCTTAAGAGAAATGAGATGAACGTTTACAAATATTCACCGTATCAAAAATCCATTTCGAACAAAAATAACGGTGTCTTTTCAGAAAACTTCAGCACACAACGAGTTTGACACTCGATGCAGAGACATCGCAACATCGACGTAACAATTTGGCCAAAATTAATTGTAGTATCAGGCGTAATACTAGTTCTAAGTTCACAACACCGTTAGCGCCAATGACTGATgacattttagaaaataattttgtaaatgaaGAAGACTGCTGCCCACCAACGAAATAcaatgaaacacttttttttacggATGGCGTGCGTTCAATTGATTTTGTGCTTGCCTACAAGGTGGATCTGGACGAAAGCCAAGAATCGATCAATGCGCATAAGCGTTTCAAATATGAAGCCAACCTGTTGCAAAATGGACTACAGATGGAAGTGGATATCAGGGAGCAGCAGCATATTCATTTTGTGAaagtaagtgaagtaaaaatatatgttttatataatgTATTAGTTGCTGAATAATTCATTTCTTATTTGCTCGATAGATACATGCGCCATTGGATGTTTTACGTCGCTATGCCGAAATTTTAAAGCTGCGTATGCCTATGAAGGAGGTAAGACAATGTTAGTTGTTTTTATAGATATTGGAAAATGTTATGTTGTTTTGTAAGACATAATATCATTAAAATGGGTTtgcgaatatatatgtatgtacatacatttgaaaTTAAGAAGTGCAGTATTGTGACTATTGGTTAAAGAATAATTGTTTTCCATTATGAGTTGTAACTAAATGCTGTACAGTTTTAGGCCCTTTCCTTATGAATAAGTAAGTACAAAATGCTCTTTACCGGGTGGTGTTCGCCATAAGGGACCCAAGTTCGATATTTTGAATACCTTTGGGCTATTAATTATAACATAATATAGTActatttaaagtatattttatctttcagatgcatttttctcaaattagaataaataaacTCGTTCTTTtacaaatgtaataaaataaaaaaattatgaatcaaTATTTGAGTATACTTATGAATTTTGTTTACTtcataaattttcgttttttttcattttcagcaAATATATATAGAATTTGATTATGCTTATTGTgtaggtaaaaataaaaaaagtcgaaTGTCTTGTTTATCCCAAAGTAGTTGATCAAATCTAGAGACCACATTTATCTTATATTAATCTTATGTATAGTTTTCATTATATAAATCTATACTTTAATACAtgctatatatttattatctatgtacataaagtatatattatagatgaaaaacatttcatatattttaaaaatttactaaatcATTCCACACaacctttaatttatttttaatgcactACTATTGCAGGATCTTTGTAGTACCACAGTTTACAGCAAATACAGTCGTTTGCTACATGCAGCGCAATATCTCTCACGAAAGGTCTGAATTGCATACCTACATACCAAAATAAACGCATCTAACTTTTTGCTATTACTTCCAAACTATTCACTGGCTTCTGCTTACTTCAGCTATTCTgcatttgcatataaaatttgTGGCTTACAATTAGTACCACCAGTTCTAAGCAGCCaactgttttgtattttttaaatattttttgtttaatattgtgACTGGGTTTTGCTGCTTAATTGAACTTATGTAGTTCTGCTCTACTAATCGTATACAAGTAGCTTGgagataaattaaatattctggATTATATTTACAGATACCCGGCATGTCTGCAGTGAATCGCTCAACTCGAAGCGCTTTTTCTAGTCTCAAAAGTGTTGTACAATTCTTTCTTCGTCACATCTTTATTGATGAACGATATTTCCCTCGTCGTGCTTACCGTTTCACCGCCATCTACAGTCGTGATAAAGAGTATTTGTGAGtggaaatgtttttgttttttcttttaaaggtatttattttattatttgcatttttaaatacAGATTCGATATACATCATCGATGCTTCTTCACAAATGCGGTGCGCTCTCGTATTGTGCAGTTCATATTGGATCGGCAATATTTCGATAACCCCGACAAGGATCCGCGAGCATTCGGTATTGATCGCATGGTAGAGTCGAATGTTTATTGTGCTGCTTATCCACTGCATGATGTGAGTGTTAATTCAACCAAACTCTGACAAAAGtcaattactttaaaatatattctccTAATTTCAGGGCGAAATCACAGAGAAAGGTACAATGCGCGAAGCTCTTTATACACACTGGGCCTCCGTTAAGAAATGGTATCGCTATCAGCCGCTTGATTATGTAAAGGAATATTTTGGCGTTAAAATtggtatattttgtatttttcagcATTCAATTAATTGCCACTAATTAAGGCTCTTTTAAGGTCTGTATTTCGCTTGGTTGGGTTTTTACACCTATATGCTGTTGCTTGCCTCCCTGATTGGCATTATTTGTTTTGTGTATTCATTGATAACATTAAAGGATTATGTCCcagtgtatgtatatttttattgttactaaTTTACATGACCATTGCCATaaacatttattacaatttaacttttttgcatTTCCACACACAGCCAAGATGTTTGCTCCAATGAGCATACTAACAACCTCACTATGTGTCCCCTTTGTGATCGATGCGATTTCTGGTACCTCAAGGAGACATGTTTTTATGCCAAAATTACCTACCTCTTTGACAATCCCAGTACTGTGTTCTTTGCTGTCTTCATGTCCTTTTGGGCTACTCTTTTCTTGGAGTTATGGAAACGTTATTCGGCGGAAATTACGCATCGTTGGGATTTAACTGGCTTCGATGTGCACGAGGAGCACCCTCGTCCCGAGTATCTCTCGCGGTTGGGACATGTGAAAAATACTCGTACGCGCATTGATTACGTTACGAATATACAAGAACCAGTAGTACCTTTTTGGCGTATGAAATTTCCTGCCACTATTCTAAGCGTTTCGGTTGTTTTTCTGTTGATACTATTAGCTTTCGTCGCGCTTGTTGCGGTAGTAGTTTATCGCATGTCTATGCTGGGCACTTTCAAACTGAATTCTAGTACGATGACAACTTCGAGCGCCATCATGTTGGCTACAGCTTCGGCTGCTTTTGTCAACTTATGTCTGTTATATATGCTAAACTATGTAAGTCATGAAATTCcaaagaaaacaaagaaaaacacTAACAATTATCTAATTCTAAATGTTTCTTTATCAGGTGTACACACAACTCGCTGAGTACCTGACTGAACTGGAAATGTGGCGCACACAAACGCAATTCGACGATTCATTGACACTGAAGATTTATTTATTGCAGTTTGTAAACTATTATGCATCCATCTTTTATATAGcattttttaaaggaaaattcgTTGGGCATCCAGGAAAATACAACACAATATTTGATTATCGACAAGAGGAGGTAACTTTCGTACTGAATTTCATCACATTCCTCTTTAACAAAATGTTCATTGTAGTGTTCCTCTGGTGGCTGTTTGACTGAACTCTGTATTCAGCTGGCAATCATTATGATTGGAAAACAAGCTTTTAACACCATACTGGAAGTAATAATGCCAAAGATTTGGCGAAAAATCATGGCTATACAAGTAGGTCTATCCCGTTTGTTCAACAGTAAAACTCATGATGTAAATAAGGAGAAAGTGGAACGTTATTTGCGCGACTTAAAATTACTTGACTGGGGTCCACGCAGCTTATTTCCGGAGTATTTGGAAATGGGTAAGTAAATGTGGCTTGTTTTCctgagcaatttttgttttaacaataCATGACGTAATATTTTGTTCACACTTGAAGTTTTGCAGTATGGTTTCGTTACATTATTTGTGGCCGCTTTTCCTTTGGCGCCTTTCTTTGCGTTACTTAACAATATATTCGAAATGCGTTTGGATGCGAAAAAGTTGCTGGCCAACCATAGGCGTCCTGTTTCACAGCGTGTGCGTGATATTGGTGTTTGGTATCGGATATTGGACAGCATAGGCAAGCTGAGTGTGATAACTAATGTgagtaaaaatgaaattattgttttttctattCCTAACTGTTGACTTCTACAGGGCTTCATTATTGCCTTTACATCTGACTTTATACCTCGCCTAGTTTATCGTGCAAGTTCTGAGGGTCATACGCTTGCTGGCTATTTGAATTTTACATTATCCGAATATAATATAACGGAATCCGATAATTTACGTAGTTTAGCTGGTGATGATTCAAATATAAGAACGTGTTTGTAAGtcgtttcaaataattaaagattttcataatctgcattattattttcttttagttATGCTGATTTTCGGGAACCACCAACTTCGCcccgaaaatattatttaacaagtACATTTTATATCATACTCGCTTGTCGATTGGCTTTCGTTGTGGTCTTTGAGGTGAGTCGAAGGACActataatattgaaaataagagAAATTGAGAAAACATTATCCACAATATTGTATAAAAGACAAAATGACACCTAAGTAAATTTCCCGCCCAATTTTTGATTCCAACCCTCTTTCAAACTATGTTTCATAAGAGCTCTGTTCTATTTATTTTGgcagttttacatattttatattacaatttttaaattttttttgctaaataaatGCATTATTCAATAAACAAAAGGCCCATAaccaaattgttgttttatggTGCTACCAAAATGCGGCAAAAATACGCCATGGATTCACgctaaatttaaactttaacaTGCTGATAAAGTCCAGCTGCTTCCACAATACTCTCCTGTAACGTACGATTCTCATTGACCGTTGCCTTGAGCATTTTGTATAGAGCAAAGATGCCGAATAAAGAAAGCGCATTGAAAACTGTTAATTAAAAGATGAAAATATTAGTGTGTTTAAGTTTGTGGAggcatttttaatttcatttatttcaccCATAAATACGCCAAAAATCACACTGTGTATTATGCGCCGGTCCAATGCTATTTCCTCTTCGAattcattcattttaatttcgatGAATACAAATACGGCTATCTCAATGCCAATCGAAATCGTGGTGTTAATGAGCCAGGGAGCAATGCAAACAAGACGTTGCTGCAAGAACAATTATAAAACGTATTCATTTGTTATTGGATAGTATTTGTAGTAATTATTTCGTAATTGTTTTACCTTTCTAATACCATCTATGAGTATGGAAGCAACAACTAAATTTATCAAAGATTTTACCCAAATAGTAACTGCCAGAACCATATAGAAAGCATTGGAGAAGTTATGTACGAGTACATAATCAACTGTAAAGTAGAATTTTGCAAAGTTGACTGTGTAAAA
The sequence above is drawn from the Bactrocera tryoni isolate S06 chromosome 1, CSIRO_BtryS06_freeze2, whole genome shotgun sequence genome and encodes:
- the LOC120766722 gene encoding anoctamin-1 isoform X3, whose translation is MQTDEEDVIVTDSNTPERHTRPLQTDESYESYATKTTASLETPPATPPAENSTNDDTRNVGECRKFHNIDHDDHTSAYSQSEPDEDSSFVFFSEGDLPAVAFEPPYIAPLAPLLTPKRWRRKHSIKAKQVSTCRPKTNIKRKCRSPVIASKENFKSYDSLCEMFLQNERYASASGDAGSNLKIEACDKDNLNGKGKSYYFGNDDNRGVGECVELDDKLLCRNDGRTHRNADKRKLQHTTSLTLDAETSQHRRNNLAKINCSIRRNTSSKFTTPLAPMTDDILENNFVNEEDCCPPTKYNETLFFTDGVRSIDFVLAYKVDLDESQESINAHKRFKYEANLLQNGLQMEVDIREQQHIHFVKIHAPLDVLRRYAEILKLRMPMKEDLCSTTVYSKYSRLLHAAQYLSRKIPGMSAVNRSTRSAFSSLKSVVQFFLRHIFIDERYFPRRAYRFTAIYSRDKEYLFDIHHRCFFTNAVRSRIVQFILDRQYFDNPDKDPRAFGIDRMVESNVYCAAYPLHDGEITEKGTMREALYTHWASVKKWYRYQPLDYVKEYFGVKIGLYFAWLGFYTYMLLLASLIGIICFVYSLITLKDYVPVQDVCSNEHTNNLTMCPLCDRCDFWYLKETCFYAKITYLFDNPSTVFFAVFMSFWATLFLELWKRYSAEITHRWDLTGFDVHEEHPRPEYLSRLGHVKNTRTRIDYVTNIQEPVVPFWRMKFPATILSVSVVFLLILLAFVALVAVVVYRMSMLGTFKLNSSTMTTSSAIMLATASAAFVNLCLLYMLNYVYTQLAEYLTELEMWRTQTQFDDSLTLKIYLLQFVNYYASIFYIAFFKGKFVGHPGKYNTIFDYRQEECSSGGCLTELCIQLAIIMIGKQAFNTILEVIMPKIWRKIMAIQVGLSRLFNSKTHDVNKEKVERYLRDLKLLDWGPRSLFPEYLEMVLQYGFVTLFVAAFPLAPFFALLNNIFEMRLDAKKLLANHRRPVSQRVRDIGVWYRILDSIGKLSVITNGFIIAFTSDFIPRLVYRASSEGHTLAGYLNFTLSEYNITESDNLRSLAGDDSNIRTCFYADFREPPTSPRKYYLTSTFYIILACRLAFVVVFENFVALVMILVRWCIPDMSVELRDQIRREVYLTNEIIIAKEAERARLGLDRRSCSVCGHDYRADTM
- the LOC120766722 gene encoding anoctamin-1 isoform X1; this encodes MQTDEEDVIVTDSNTPERHTRPLQTDESYESYATKTTASLETPPATPPAENSTNDDTRNVGECRKFHNIDHDDHTSAYSQSEPDEDSSFVFFSEGDLPAVAFEPPYIAPLAPLLTPKRWRRKHSIKAKQVSTCRPKTNIKRKCRSPVIASKENFKSYDSLCEMFLQNERYASASGDAGSNLKIEACDKDNLNGKGKSYYFGNDDNRGVGECVELDDKLLCRNDGRTHRNADKRKLQHTTSLTLDAETSQHRRNNLAKINCSIRRNTSSKFTTPLAPMTDDILENNFVNEEDCCPPTKYNETLFFTDGVRSIDFVLAYKVDLDESQESINAHKRFKYEANLLQNGLQMEVDIREQQHIHFVKIHAPLDVLRRYAEILKLRMPMKEIPGMSAVNRSTRSAFSSLKSVVQFFLRHIFIDERYFPRRAYRFTAIYSRDKEYLFDIHHRCFFTNAVRSRIVQFILDRQYFDNPDKDPRAFGIDRMVESNVYCAAYPLHDGEITEKGTMREALYTHWASVKKWYRYQPLDYVKEYFGVKIGLYFAWLGFYTYMLLLASLIGIICFVYSLITLKDYVPVQDVCSNEHTNNLTMCPLCDRCDFWYLKETCFYAKITYLFDNPSTVFFAVFMSFWATLFLELWKRYSAEITHRWDLTGFDVHEEHPRPEYLSRLGHVKNTRTRIDYVTNIQEPVVPFWRMKFPATILSVSVVFLLILLAFVALVAVVVYRMSMLGTFKLNSSTMTTSSAIMLATASAAFVNLCLLYMLNYVYTQLAEYLTELEMWRTQTQFDDSLTLKIYLLQFVNYYASIFYIAFFKGKFVGHPGKYNTIFDYRQEECSSGGCLTELCIQLAIIMIGKQAFNTILEVIMPKIWRKIMAIQVGLSRLFNSKTHDVNKEKVERYLRDLKLLDWGPRSLFPEYLEMVLQYGFVTLFVAAFPLAPFFALLNNIFEMRLDAKKLLANHRRPVSQRVRDIGVWYRILDSIGKLSVITNGFIIAFTSDFIPRLVYRASSEGHTLAGYLNFTLSEYNITESDNLRSLAGDDSNIRTCFYADFREPPTSPRKYYLTSTFYIILACRLAFVVVFENFVALVMILVRWCIPDMSVELRDQIRREVYLTNEIIIAKEAERARLGLDRRSCSVCGHDYRADTM